A single Pseudomonas sp. HN11 DNA region contains:
- a CDS encoding purine-cytosine permease family protein — translation MAANDTTPLIERRSIDYIPEAERHGRLFSQFTLWMGANLQITAIVTGALAVVLGGDVFWSLIGLLVGQLIGGGVMALHAAQGPKLGLPQMISSRVQFGVYGAAIPIVLVCLMYLGFTATGTVLSGQALGQLFGVSDSTGILIFASVIVLVTVLGYRVIHFIGRVASVIGVIAFVYLFSRLIGQTDVGALLQIRHFSWSSFLLAVSLAASWQIAFGPYVADYSRYLPSKTSSVKTFLAAGAGSVIGAQVAMILGVFAAAMSNGQFAGHEVAYIVGLSGTGATAALLYFSIAFGKVTISTLNSYGSFMCIATIISGFRGRLEVTRLQRLMFVLVIVGTATLIALLGQHSFLGAFKSFILFLLAFFTPWSAINLVDYYCITRERYDVPALADPNGRYGRWNLLGISVYVFGVLVQLPFISTKFYTGPLVVALGDVDISWIIGLVLPAALYYLCAKKWHGTVPDHLILPTEQGAIPRANGLAAQA, via the coding sequence ATGGCTGCAAATGACACCACCCCGTTGATCGAGAGACGTTCGATCGACTACATCCCGGAAGCGGAAAGACACGGTCGTCTATTTAGCCAGTTCACCCTGTGGATGGGTGCCAACCTGCAGATCACCGCAATTGTCACCGGGGCCTTGGCCGTGGTGCTGGGCGGTGATGTGTTCTGGTCGTTGATCGGCCTGTTGGTCGGTCAACTGATCGGTGGTGGCGTCATGGCTTTGCATGCGGCGCAAGGGCCCAAGCTCGGCCTGCCGCAGATGATTTCCAGCCGGGTGCAGTTCGGGGTGTACGGCGCGGCGATTCCGATCGTGCTGGTGTGCCTGATGTACCTGGGCTTCACCGCCACCGGCACCGTATTGTCCGGTCAGGCGCTGGGCCAGTTGTTCGGTGTCAGCGACAGCACCGGCATCCTGATCTTCGCCAGCGTCATCGTGCTGGTCACGGTGCTTGGTTACCGGGTGATCCACTTCATTGGCCGAGTGGCCAGCGTCATTGGCGTGATCGCCTTTGTCTACCTGTTCAGCCGTCTGATAGGCCAGACCGACGTTGGCGCACTCTTGCAGATACGCCACTTCAGTTGGAGCAGCTTCCTGCTGGCGGTGTCGCTCGCGGCCTCTTGGCAGATCGCATTCGGCCCTTACGTGGCGGACTACTCACGCTATCTGCCGAGCAAGACCTCTTCGGTGAAAACCTTTCTCGCCGCAGGTGCGGGTTCGGTGATTGGCGCGCAGGTGGCAATGATCCTCGGCGTGTTTGCCGCGGCCATGTCCAACGGGCAATTCGCCGGTCACGAAGTGGCCTACATCGTGGGCTTGAGTGGTACGGGAGCCACCGCTGCGCTGCTGTATTTCAGCATCGCGTTCGGCAAGGTCACCATCTCCACGCTCAACTCCTATGGCAGCTTTATGTGCATCGCGACCATCATCAGCGGCTTCCGGGGTCGCCTGGAGGTCACGCGTTTGCAGCGCCTGATGTTTGTGCTGGTGATTGTCGGCACTGCGACCTTGATCGCCTTGCTCGGCCAGCACTCGTTCCTCGGGGCGTTCAAGTCTTTCATCCTGTTCCTGTTGGCGTTTTTCACGCCCTGGAGCGCGATCAACCTGGTGGACTACTACTGCATCACCCGCGAGCGCTATGACGTGCCGGCGCTGGCCGATCCCAACGGCCGCTACGGTCGCTGGAACCTGCTGGGGATCAGCGTGTACGTGTTCGGCGTGCTGGTGCAATTGCCGTTCATCTCCACCAAGTTCTACACCGGCCCTTTGGTGGTCGCGCTGGGTGATGTGGACATTTCCTGGATCATCGGTCTGGTGCTGCCGGCCGCACTGTATTACCTGTGCGCAAAAAAATGGCACGGCACGGTGCCCGATCACCTGATCCTGCCAACAGAGCAGGGCGCTATACCAAGAGCAAACGGGCTGGCTGCACAAGCCTGA
- a CDS encoding ABC transporter substrate-binding protein, with protein sequence MKMHKTLMATMLSAGLLASAGAQAAGWCESGKPVKFAGLNWESGMLLTDILQTVLEKGYDCKTDSLPGNSITMENALSSNDIQVFAEEWVGRSEVWNKAEKAGKVVGVGAPVVGAIEGWYVPRYVIEGDAKRKLEPKAPDLKNIADLAKYASVFKDQEEPSKGRFYNCPAGWTCELDNSEMLKSYGLENSYTNFRPGTGPALDAAVLSSYKRGEPILFYYWSPTPLMGQVDLVKLEEKPGVDKSVSIKVGLSKTFHEQAPELVAVLEKVNLPIDLLNQNLGRMAKERIESPKLAKIFLKEHPEVWHAWVSDDAAKKIDAAL encoded by the coding sequence ATGAAAATGCATAAGACCCTGATGGCCACCATGCTCTCTGCGGGTTTGCTGGCAAGTGCTGGCGCCCAGGCGGCCGGCTGGTGCGAATCCGGCAAGCCGGTGAAATTCGCAGGCCTGAACTGGGAAAGCGGCATGTTGCTCACCGACATCCTGCAAACCGTGCTGGAAAAAGGCTACGACTGCAAAACCGACAGCCTGCCGGGCAACTCCATCACCATGGAAAACGCCCTGAGCAGCAATGACATCCAGGTCTTCGCCGAAGAGTGGGTGGGCCGTAGTGAGGTCTGGAACAAGGCCGAGAAGGCCGGCAAAGTCGTCGGCGTCGGCGCCCCGGTGGTGGGTGCGATCGAGGGCTGGTACGTGCCGCGTTATGTGATCGAAGGCGACGCCAAGCGCAAGCTGGAACCCAAGGCGCCGGACCTGAAAAATATCGCTGACCTGGCCAAGTACGCCTCCGTGTTCAAGGACCAGGAAGAGCCGTCCAAAGGCCGATTCTACAACTGCCCTGCCGGTTGGACCTGCGAGCTGGACAACAGCGAGATGCTGAAAAGCTACGGCCTGGAAAATTCCTACACCAACTTTCGCCCAGGCACCGGCCCGGCGCTGGATGCGGCGGTGCTGTCGAGCTACAAGCGTGGCGAGCCGATCCTGTTCTACTACTGGTCGCCAACGCCGCTGATGGGCCAGGTTGACCTGGTCAAGCTGGAAGAAAAACCTGGTGTGGATAAAAGCGTGAGCATCAAGGTCGGCCTGTCCAAGACCTTCCACGAGCAAGCCCCGGAGCTGGTAGCCGTGCTGGAAAAGGTCAACCTGCCCATCGACCTGCTGAACCAGAACCTGGGCCGCATGGCCAAGGAGCGAATTGAGTCGCCAAAACTGGCGAAAATTTTCCTCAAGGAACATCCTGAAGTCTGGCACGCCTGGGTGAGCGACGACGCAGCCAAAAAAATCGACGCGGCCTTGTAG
- a CDS encoding ABC transporter permease, giving the protein MFPESFTFSIADWVNGWVDSLVTNYGDVFRHISDTLLWAIVNLEGVLRAAPWWLMLAIVGGVAWHATRKVVTTAVIVGLLFLVGAVGLWDKLMQTLALMMVATVISVLIGVPLGILSARSNRLRSVLMPLLDIMQTMPSFVYLIPVLMLFGLGKVPAIFATVIYAAPPLIRLTDLGIRQVDGEVMEAINAFGANRWQQLFGVQLPLALPSIMAGINQTTMMALSMVVIASMIGARGLGEDVLVGIQTLNVGRGLEAGLAIVILAVVIDRITQAYGRPRHEASK; this is encoded by the coding sequence ATGTTTCCTGAGAGTTTTACGTTTTCCATCGCCGACTGGGTCAACGGTTGGGTGGACTCATTGGTCACCAACTACGGTGATGTGTTTCGGCACATTTCCGACACCCTGTTATGGGCCATCGTCAACCTGGAAGGGGTGCTGCGCGCAGCGCCCTGGTGGCTGATGCTGGCCATTGTCGGCGGTGTCGCCTGGCACGCCACCCGCAAGGTGGTGACCACGGCGGTGATCGTCGGTTTGCTATTCCTCGTTGGCGCGGTTGGCCTGTGGGACAAGCTGATGCAGACCCTGGCCTTGATGATGGTGGCCACGGTGATCTCGGTGTTGATCGGCGTGCCGCTGGGCATCCTGTCGGCACGTAGCAATCGCTTGCGTTCGGTGCTGATGCCGCTGCTCGACATCATGCAGACCATGCCGAGTTTCGTGTACCTGATTCCGGTGCTGATGTTGTTCGGCCTGGGCAAGGTCCCGGCGATTTTCGCCACGGTGATCTACGCCGCGCCGCCGCTGATCCGCCTGACCGACTTAGGGATTCGTCAAGTCGACGGCGAAGTCATGGAAGCCATCAACGCCTTTGGTGCCAACCGCTGGCAGCAACTGTTCGGCGTGCAACTGCCGCTGGCGTTGCCGAGCATCATGGCCGGTATCAACCAGACCACCATGATGGCACTGTCGATGGTGGTGATCGCCTCGATGATCGGCGCCCGTGGCTTGGGCGAAGATGTCCTCGTCGGCATCCAGACCCTCAACGTCGGGCGTGGCCTTGAGGCTGGCCTGGCGATCGTGATTCTCGCAGTGGTCATTGACCGCATTACCCAGGCCTATGGTCGTCCACGGCATGAGGCGAGCAAATGA
- a CDS encoding quaternary amine ABC transporter ATP-binding protein, with protein sequence MTTVSKIEVKNVFKIFGARSKDALSLIGQGKTKDQVLAETGCVVGVNDLSLSIGTGEIFVIMGLSGSGKSTLVRHFNRLIDPTSGAILVDGEDILQLDMEALRQFRRHKISMVFQSFGLLPHKSVLDNVAYGLKVRGETKQVCAERALHWIETVGLKGYENKYPHQLSGGMRQRVGLARALAADTDIILMDEAFSALDPLIRAEMQDQLLELQKTLHKTIVFITHDLDEAVRIGNRIAILKDGKLIQVGTPREILHSPADEYVDRFVQRRAAVV encoded by the coding sequence ATGACTACTGTCAGCAAAATCGAAGTTAAAAACGTGTTCAAGATCTTCGGCGCTCGCTCCAAGGACGCGCTGTCGCTGATCGGCCAAGGCAAGACCAAGGATCAGGTGCTGGCCGAGACCGGCTGCGTGGTTGGCGTGAACGATCTGTCCCTGAGCATCGGCACGGGCGAGATTTTCGTGATCATGGGTCTGTCGGGTTCCGGTAAGTCCACGTTGGTGCGCCACTTCAACCGCCTGATCGATCCTACCAGCGGCGCGATCCTGGTGGACGGCGAAGACATCCTGCAACTGGACATGGAAGCCCTGCGCCAATTCCGTCGGCACAAGATCAGCATGGTGTTCCAGAGCTTCGGCCTGCTGCCCCACAAGAGCGTGCTCGATAACGTCGCCTACGGCCTGAAAGTGCGCGGTGAAACCAAGCAGGTCTGCGCCGAACGCGCCCTGCACTGGATCGAAACCGTGGGCCTGAAGGGCTACGAAAACAAATACCCGCACCAGCTCTCCGGTGGCATGCGCCAGCGCGTCGGCCTGGCTCGCGCCTTGGCGGCCGACACCGACATCATCCTGATGGACGAGGCCTTCAGTGCTCTCGACCCGCTGATCCGCGCCGAGATGCAGGACCAGTTGCTGGAGCTGCAAAAGACCCTGCACAAAACCATCGTGTTCATCACCCACGACCTCGACGAGGCCGTGCGCATTGGTAACCGCATTGCGATCCTCAAGGACGGCAAGCTGATCCAGGTAGGTACGCCTCGGGAGATCCTGCATTCGCCGGCGGACGAGTATGTGGACCGGTTTGTTCAGCGGCGGGCGGCGGTGGTCTGA
- the hutH gene encoding histidine ammonia-lyase has translation MSQATKITLADMPLRWQDVVAVARHGAVLELSGQAWARIDNAQAIVQRIVASGERAYGVNTGLGALCNVSLKGEQLSQLSRNTLLSHACGVGPVLSDEQTRAIICAAIINYSHGKSGLHPQVVHSLLALLNHGITPHVPSQGSVGYLTHMAHVGVALLGVGNVSYRGRIVPAQEALSAEGLHPVVLGAKDGLCLVNGTPCMTGLSCLALADAHHLLQWADVIGAMSFEAQRGQIDAFDEEIIALKPHPGMQQVGVNLRALLDGSEVIASSKGIRTQDALSIRSIPQIHGAARDQVEHATRQIETELNSATDNPLVLGTPDSYRVVSQANPHGQSVALAADMLTIAMAEIGSVAERRLDRLINPHVNGLPAFLVSNPGVNSGMMIVQYVAASLCGQNRQLAQPAVLDNFVTSGLQEDHLSMGTNAALKLHQVLANVTQILAIEYLLAAQAFEFLKDQRFGAGTDRAWRLLREVVPAYEQDRWLAPDIAAAATLLKDTDLPNLH, from the coding sequence ATGTCCCAGGCAACAAAAATCACCCTCGCCGATATGCCACTACGCTGGCAGGACGTCGTCGCCGTCGCCCGCCACGGCGCCGTGCTCGAACTCTCGGGCCAGGCCTGGGCGCGCATCGACAACGCCCAGGCCATCGTGCAGCGTATCGTCGCCAGTGGTGAGCGCGCCTATGGCGTGAACACCGGCCTGGGCGCGTTGTGCAATGTGTCGCTCAAGGGCGAACAACTCAGCCAGCTGTCGCGCAACACCCTGCTGAGTCATGCCTGCGGCGTCGGCCCGGTGCTGAGTGACGAGCAGACCCGCGCGATCATCTGCGCGGCGATCATCAACTACAGCCACGGCAAATCCGGCTTGCATCCGCAGGTGGTGCATTCGTTGCTGGCGCTGCTCAACCATGGCATCACACCGCACGTGCCGTCCCAGGGTTCGGTGGGTTACCTGACCCATATGGCCCATGTAGGCGTGGCCTTGCTGGGTGTGGGCAATGTGAGTTATCGAGGCCGCATCGTTCCGGCTCAAGAGGCCTTAAGCGCGGAAGGTTTGCATCCGGTAGTCCTCGGCGCCAAGGACGGCCTGTGTCTGGTCAACGGCACGCCGTGCATGACCGGCCTGAGCTGCCTGGCCCTGGCCGACGCTCATCACTTGCTGCAATGGGCCGACGTGATCGGTGCCATGAGCTTCGAAGCCCAGCGCGGCCAGATCGATGCCTTCGACGAAGAAATCATCGCCCTCAAACCGCACCCAGGCATGCAACAAGTCGGCGTCAACCTGCGCGCCCTGCTCGATGGCAGCGAAGTGATCGCCAGCAGCAAAGGCATCCGCACCCAGGATGCCCTGAGCATCCGCTCGATCCCGCAGATCCATGGCGCTGCCCGCGACCAGGTGGAACATGCCACGCGCCAGATCGAGACCGAACTCAACAGCGCCACCGACAACCCGCTGGTACTCGGCACACCGGACAGCTACCGCGTGGTGTCCCAGGCCAACCCGCACGGACAGTCGGTCGCACTGGCGGCAGACATGCTGACGATTGCCATGGCCGAAATCGGCTCGGTGGCCGAACGCCGCCTGGACCGCCTGATCAACCCGCACGTCAATGGCTTGCCGGCATTCCTGGTGAGCAACCCCGGGGTCAACTCCGGGATGATGATCGTGCAGTACGTCGCCGCCTCATTGTGTGGGCAAAACCGCCAATTGGCGCAGCCGGCAGTGCTCGATAACTTCGTCACCTCGGGCCTGCAGGAAGACCATCTGAGCATGGGCACCAATGCCGCGCTCAAGCTGCACCAGGTGTTGGCCAACGTGACGCAGATCCTCGCCATCGAGTACTTGCTGGCGGCCCAGGCGTTCGAGTTCCTCAAGGACCAACGCTTCGGCGCCGGCACCGACCGCGCCTGGCGCCTGCTGCGTGAAGTGGTGCCGGCTTATGAGCAGGACCGCTGGCTGGCACCGGACATTGCGGCCGCCGCCACGCTGCTCAAAGACACCGACTTACCGAATTTGCACTGA
- the hutH gene encoding histidine ammonia-lyase: MNVTALNLIPGQLSLAQLRAIYQQPVTLSLDDSATAQIEASVACVEQILAENRTAYGINTGFGLLASTRIASEDLENLQRSLVLSHAAGVGEPISDALVRLVMVLKVNSLSRGFSGIRRQVIDALIALINAEVYPHIPLKGSVGASGDLAPLAHMSLVLLGEGKARYKGEWLEATEALKVAGLTPLTLAAKEGLALLNGTQVSTAYALRGLFEGEDLFAGALACGALTVEAVLGSRSPFDARIHAARGQQGQIDSAAAYRHLLGESSQVSQSHQNCDKVQDPYSLRCQPQVMGACLTQFRQAAEVLVVEANAVSDNPLVFAAEGDVISGGNFHAEPVAMAADNMALAIAEIGSLSERRISLMMDKHMSQLPPFLVGNGGVNSGFMIAQVTAAALASENKALAHPHSVDSLPTSANQEDHVSMAPAAGKRLWEMAENTRGILAVEWLAACQGLDLRDGLKTSPALEKARGILRDKVAFYDKDRFFAPDINAASELLATRCLNELVPANLLPSL; this comes from the coding sequence ATGAATGTGACTGCGCTAAACCTGATTCCAGGCCAACTGAGCCTTGCCCAACTGCGAGCCATCTACCAGCAGCCGGTAACCCTCAGTCTGGATGACAGCGCCACGGCGCAGATCGAAGCCAGTGTCGCCTGCGTGGAGCAGATTCTCGCCGAGAACCGCACCGCCTACGGCATCAACACCGGTTTCGGCCTGCTGGCCTCGACCCGCATCGCCAGCGAAGACCTGGAAAACCTCCAGCGCTCCCTGGTGTTGTCCCACGCCGCCGGCGTCGGTGAGCCGATCAGCGATGCGCTGGTGCGGCTGGTCATGGTGCTCAAGGTCAACAGCCTCAGCCGTGGGTTCTCCGGGATCCGCCGCCAGGTGATCGACGCGTTGATCGCGCTGATCAACGCCGAGGTGTACCCGCATATTCCGTTGAAGGGCTCGGTCGGTGCCTCCGGCGACCTGGCGCCTTTGGCACATATGTCCCTGGTGCTGCTGGGCGAAGGCAAGGCGCGCTACAAGGGCGAATGGCTGGAAGCCACCGAAGCGCTGAAGGTCGCCGGCCTCACGCCGCTGACCCTCGCCGCCAAAGAAGGCCTGGCGTTGCTCAACGGCACCCAAGTGTCCACCGCCTATGCCCTGCGTGGGCTGTTTGAAGGCGAAGACCTGTTCGCCGGCGCCCTGGCGTGCGGCGCGCTTACCGTGGAAGCGGTATTGGGTTCGCGCTCGCCGTTCGACGCGCGGATCCATGCCGCACGCGGCCAGCAAGGGCAGATCGATTCGGCAGCGGCCTATCGTCACCTGCTGGGTGAAAGCAGCCAGGTGTCCCAGTCGCACCAGAACTGCGACAAAGTGCAGGACCCATACTCCTTGCGTTGTCAGCCACAAGTCATGGGCGCGTGCTTGACCCAGTTCCGCCAGGCCGCTGAAGTGCTGGTGGTAGAAGCCAACGCCGTGTCGGATAACCCGCTGGTATTTGCCGCCGAAGGCGACGTGATTTCCGGCGGTAACTTCCACGCGGAACCGGTGGCCATGGCCGCTGATAACATGGCGCTGGCCATCGCTGAAATCGGCTCTCTCAGCGAGCGTCGTATCTCGCTGATGATGGACAAGCACATGTCGCAACTGCCGCCGTTCCTGGTGGGCAATGGCGGGGTGAACTCTGGTTTCATGATCGCCCAGGTGACCGCTGCCGCGCTCGCCAGCGAAAACAAGGCGCTGGCCCATCCCCATAGCGTCGACAGCCTGCCGACTTCGGCCAACCAGGAAGACCATGTGTCCATGGCCCCGGCTGCGGGCAAGCGCCTGTGGGAAATGGCCGAGAACACCCGTGGCATTCTCGCTGTGGAATGGCTGGCTGCGTGCCAGGGCCTGGACCTGCGCGACGGCCTGAAAACCTCGCCTGCGCTTGAAAAGGCACGTGGGATTCTGCGCGACAAAGTGGCGTTCTACGACAAGGACCGCTTCTTCGCCCCGGACATCAACGCCGCCAGCGAATTGCTCGCCACTCGCTGCCTGAATGAGCTGGTGCCGGCCAATCTCCTTCCGAGCCTGTAA
- a CDS encoding amino acid permease, with the protein MHQQEKGLKRGLSARHIRFMALGSAIGTGLFYGSASAIQMAGPAVLLAYLIGGAAVFMVMRALGEMAVHNPVSGSFGQYASTYLGPMAGFILGWTYAFEMIIVCLADVTAFGIYMGFWFPDVARWVWVLGIVFLIGGLNLCNVKVFGEMEFWLSLLKVGAIVAMILGGFGIMLFGIHSAGEPHASGLSNLWAHGGFMPNGIGGLIASFAVVMFAFGGIEIIGITAGEAKDPQRVIPKAINAVPLRILLFYVLTLFVLMAIYPWPQIGSQGSPFVQIFSNLGIGSAATILNIVVISAAVSAINSDIFGAGRMMYGLAQQGQAPKGFAQLSRHGVPWMTVVVMGAALLGGVVLNYLIPENVFLLIASIATFATVWVWLMILFTQVAMRRAMSKEQVTELKFPVPFWPYAPAAAIVFMLFVFGVLGYFPDTQAALLVGAVWIVLLVLAYLLWVKPVAGQAAKAHHDPALSHR; encoded by the coding sequence ATGCACCAGCAAGAGAAAGGATTGAAACGCGGGCTCAGCGCCCGACATATTCGCTTCATGGCACTCGGTTCCGCGATCGGCACCGGGCTGTTCTATGGCTCCGCTTCCGCCATCCAGATGGCCGGCCCCGCTGTGCTGCTGGCCTACCTGATCGGCGGCGCCGCCGTGTTCATGGTGATGCGCGCCCTCGGCGAAATGGCCGTGCACAATCCGGTTTCCGGCTCCTTCGGCCAGTACGCCAGCACTTACCTTGGCCCTATGGCCGGGTTTATCCTCGGATGGACCTATGCCTTTGAAATGATCATTGTCTGCCTGGCCGACGTGACCGCCTTCGGTATCTATATGGGCTTCTGGTTTCCCGACGTCGCGCGTTGGGTCTGGGTGCTCGGCATTGTGTTTCTGATCGGCGGCCTGAACCTGTGCAACGTCAAAGTGTTTGGCGAAATGGAGTTCTGGCTGTCGCTGCTCAAGGTCGGCGCCATCGTGGCGATGATCCTCGGTGGCTTCGGCATCATGCTGTTCGGTATCCATTCGGCCGGTGAACCCCACGCCAGCGGCCTCAGCAACCTGTGGGCCCATGGCGGCTTCATGCCCAACGGCATCGGCGGCCTGATCGCCTCGTTCGCGGTGGTGATGTTTGCCTTTGGCGGTATCGAAATCATCGGCATCACCGCTGGTGAGGCCAAGGACCCTCAGCGCGTGATCCCCAAGGCGATCAACGCGGTGCCGCTGCGCATCCTGCTGTTCTACGTGCTGACCCTGTTTGTGCTGATGGCCATCTATCCATGGCCGCAGATCGGCAGCCAGGGTAGCCCATTCGTACAGATATTCAGCAACCTCGGCATCGGCTCGGCGGCGACCATCCTCAACATCGTAGTGATCTCGGCGGCGGTCTCGGCCATCAACAGTGACATTTTCGGCGCCGGACGCATGATGTACGGGCTGGCCCAGCAAGGGCAGGCGCCCAAGGGTTTCGCGCAGTTGTCCAGACACGGCGTGCCGTGGATGACCGTGGTGGTGATGGGCGCGGCGCTGCTCGGCGGTGTTGTACTCAATTATCTGATCCCGGAAAACGTGTTCTTGCTGATCGCCTCGATTGCCACCTTCGCCACCGTTTGGGTATGGCTGATGATCCTGTTCACCCAGGTCGCCATGCGCCGAGCGATGAGCAAAGAGCAGGTGACCGAGCTGAAATTCCCCGTGCCGTTCTGGCCCTATGCGCCGGCAGCCGCCATTGTCTTCATGCTGTTCGTGTTTGGCGTGCTGGGTTACTTCCCGGACACTCAGGCCGCATTGTTGGTCGGTGCCGTGTGGATCGTGCTGCTGGTGCTGGCCTACCTGCTGTGGGTCAAACCCGTGGCCGGGCAAGCGGCCAAGGCTCATCACGACCCGGCTTTGTCTCATCGTTAA
- the hutI gene encoding imidazolonepropionase: MKTLWQHCHVATMAQGKYSIIEDAAMVTVDSLIEWIGPRSQAPTADYAHVHDLQGAWVTPGLIDCHTHTVFGGNRSGEFEQRLEGVSYAEIAAKGGGIASTVRATRAATEDELFASAEKRLRSLLRDGVTTVEIKSGYGLDLANERKMLRVARRLGEALPVSVRATCLAAHALPPEYKDRADDYIDYICAEMLPALAAEGLVDAVDAFCEYLAFSTEQVERVFKVAQQLGLPVKLHAEQLSSLHGSSLAARYQALSADHLEFMTEEDAIAMAASGTVAVLLPGAFYFLRETQLPPMDALRKHGVKIAIASDLNPGTSPALSVRLMLNMACTLFRMTPEEALAGATQHAATALGMGDTHGSLEVGKVADFVAWQIDRPADLAYWLGGELDKRVVRHGVDVTV, from the coding sequence ATGAAAACGCTTTGGCAACACTGCCACGTCGCAACCATGGCACAGGGCAAATACTCGATCATCGAGGATGCCGCCATGGTCACAGTGGATTCGCTCATCGAGTGGATCGGCCCCCGCAGCCAGGCACCCACGGCGGATTACGCCCACGTGCATGACCTGCAAGGCGCGTGGGTCACCCCCGGGCTGATCGACTGCCACACCCATACGGTGTTCGGCGGCAACCGCAGCGGCGAATTCGAGCAGCGCCTCGAAGGCGTGAGCTACGCCGAGATCGCGGCCAAGGGCGGCGGTATCGCCAGCACCGTGCGCGCCACCCGTGCGGCGACGGAAGATGAACTGTTCGCCAGTGCTGAAAAGCGCCTGCGCAGTCTGCTGCGCGACGGCGTGACCACCGTGGAGATCAAGTCCGGCTATGGCCTGGACCTGGCCAACGAACGCAAAATGCTGCGGGTGGCGCGTCGCCTCGGTGAAGCGCTGCCGGTCAGCGTACGCGCCACGTGCCTGGCGGCCCACGCCTTGCCGCCGGAGTACAAGGACCGTGCCGACGATTACATCGACTACATCTGTGCCGAGATGCTGCCGGCGTTGGCGGCCGAAGGGCTGGTTGACGCAGTGGATGCCTTCTGCGAATACCTGGCGTTTTCCACTGAACAGGTGGAGCGCGTGTTCAAAGTCGCCCAGCAACTCGGCCTGCCGGTGAAGCTGCACGCCGAGCAGCTTTCGTCGCTGCATGGCTCCAGCCTGGCCGCGCGCTACCAGGCGCTGTCGGCGGACCACCTGGAATTCATGACCGAAGAAGACGCCATCGCCATGGCCGCCTCCGGCACCGTCGCGGTTCTGCTGCCGGGTGCGTTCTACTTCCTGCGCGAAACCCAGTTGCCGCCGATGGACGCCCTGCGCAAGCACGGCGTAAAGATCGCCATCGCCAGCGACCTCAACCCCGGCACCTCGCCGGCATTGTCGGTACGTCTGATGCTGAATATGGCCTGCACGCTGTTCCGTATGACCCCGGAAGAAGCCCTGGCCGGCGCCACCCAACATGCGGCTACCGCGTTGGGCATGGGCGACACCCACGGTTCGCTGGAAGTGGGCAAGGTCGCGGATTTTGTCGCCTGGCAGATTGATCGTCCCGCCGACCTGGCCTATTGGCTGGGCGGCGAGCTGGATAAACGCGTCGTGCGCCATGGCGTCGATGTCACTGTTTGA
- the hutG gene encoding N-formylglutamate deformylase, whose product MDKVLNFKQGRVPLLISMPHAGLRLTPAVQDGLIPEAQSLPDTDWHIPTLYDFAEELGASTLAAEYSRFVIDLNRPSDDKPLYAGATTGLYPATLFDGVPLFREGHEPSEEERVTYLQKIWGPYHRTLQEELARLKAEFGYALLFDAHSIRSVIPHLFEGKLPDFNLGTFNGAACDPGLASQLEAICAAHPQYTHVLNGRFKGGHITRHYGDPAQDIHAVQLELCQSTYMEEVEPFRYRPDLAEPTRVVLKQLMQGLLAWGQKRYG is encoded by the coding sequence GTGGATAAGGTTCTGAACTTCAAACAAGGCCGTGTGCCGCTGCTGATCAGCATGCCCCACGCCGGTCTGCGCCTGACACCAGCGGTGCAGGATGGGTTGATCCCCGAGGCGCAAAGCCTGCCGGACACCGATTGGCACATCCCCACGCTGTATGACTTTGCCGAAGAACTGGGCGCCAGCACTTTGGCGGCCGAGTACTCGCGCTTCGTCATCGACCTTAACCGTCCCTCCGACGACAAGCCGCTGTACGCGGGCGCCACCACCGGCCTGTACCCGGCCACGCTGTTCGATGGCGTGCCCTTGTTTCGTGAAGGGCATGAGCCGTCTGAAGAAGAGCGCGTGACCTACCTGCAAAAAATCTGGGGCCCGTATCACCGAACCCTGCAAGAAGAGTTGGCGCGGCTCAAGGCTGAATTCGGCTACGCCTTGCTGTTCGATGCCCACTCGATCCGCTCGGTGATCCCGCACCTGTTCGAAGGCAAGCTGCCGGACTTCAACCTCGGCACCTTTAACGGCGCCGCCTGTGATCCGGGGCTGGCCAGCCAGTTGGAGGCCATTTGCGCGGCGCATCCGCAGTACACCCATGTGCTGAACGGGCGCTTCAAGGGTGGCCACATCACCCGGCACTATGGCGACCCGGCGCAGGATATCCATGCGGTGCAGCTGGAGTTGTGTCAGAGCACCTATATGGAAGAGGTTGAGCCGTTCCGTTATCGACCGGATCTGGCCGAGCCGACACGGGTGGTGTTGAAACAACTGATGCAGGGTTTGTTGGCGTGGGGGCAGAAGCGCTACGGCTGA